The DNA region ccgccatagttgagggtaagcctaaccaacttttcgctcaggggatgcaaccgtttgagcattatggtgaaatatgcaagtatttcgcGGAGGGCAAACAAAGGGATGGtaacgccggtgaaatacagaaacatctgcaactacatgatgtgaaggtcgcggactacctaaccacgaaatatgctctatggctggatttcagaaccatagatgaaaactcactgcacgggaccggccgccggattgaaaatgcgagcgagggcatcacactgcaagttgaaaagacggccgaaaccgcgggatccttaaacgcctacatatatctaatcatggatgctcaattaaatattcaaaacggtgaaattatggatgtactatattaagatggactacatgaaagatcctcacacggcattattcgtcggtcccacgggctgcggaaaatcccAACGCGTTGTAAAACTGCTAGAGAACTACAAccacttcgatttcattgtgattatatgtccaacattaagatggaacaagacatatatggggagtaactggttctggagggatagatatgtgattctaattgagcccatgggcatgttgtatgaatggatccaaaagatgacggatttctgtgccggatacaaaacattattcctgatcgacgacatcatcgcggatgagaaactggacaaaaagaggcaaccgcttctggagctggccatcagcggtcgacATCGAAACCActccatgtggctactcacacaatcatacaccgcgataccgaagaacttacgaaggcaggcaaaaatgttatatgtgtgatATCCGAAGGACAGGGATGATCTCGCAACCATCCACAAAGAGAAcgatgtcattgaatcatcggagatacagaaggttaaggaaaggctgaaagatggcaaatatacacatttagtcatgaggatggaatCTCCAAGAAcccacgtgatttgctagaatgGGCATTTTTTGTtgcaagagtcttgtaacaaatctataggaaaactacagtactatcctacaataccatgatagaatatataaatttcatattactggtgatagccgtggtgctattgctggtattggttagtttttgccttttttgtattaaaaaatacctatcgctattgaaaatagCTGAAACGGCaattgacaacctaatttttatcgatgaTCGGGATGACCaggatgatgggaagagacagaaattgctcgagtgcgtgctgaccggaaatagcaagctGTATCTGGggaagatgtatacggaggcggGGATCCAGAAGCTCGGGAATGGTGAGGTGGATAAACTTTTCgccatatacgaggctaaactgtccggtcaaatggtaaagtctctGGGGgagtcaataatccacatgtactccctgggtgcctGTGCGGCCCtgggtataaaaaatcaaaaggctctgagtgatgacctggagaatgatccgttcctaaactcggcactccaaaggttcacatgtgatctatattataagttcggatcactactatcaccaatcagcgtaggtttaataacaggtaggcattatatagcgggaaaaaatttaaacaatatcgatacggatactaaagatgtcggatactccggttcaggtgacaacgaagaaccctaaaaaggttgaggctGATAAGAGGCTTGCTGAattcaatcgtaaaaatagggaaGAATATAAAAGATTGCTAATGGCACAGACGGAGTTACagtcggcacctcagacacaaacccagccggcacctcagacacactcagcacctcagacacagttggaggatcctaaggatattgtcatTGAGGATTCTGTGACAGATGGCCCTAAACACGGTGgagtgaactacacaataatgggtggtggTGTGATAGTTATGCTACTAATTGGAGCGTTGGTGgtctataaaaataaggacaaaaatattagggtgaagggtaccccaccaagtaactctggtaataaaaaaactatgagaataagtaagcttgaaatggaataaagggataatatcgcgatactataatcttgaagtaaatataagacatggataagaaaagtatagtcaacgatatttataaagcatcggtcgtatgcgttttcgctgtgggctattcaatgctcgggaaaaaggtattaaaaatgacaccaccctcaattcagaagtttgacctggaagataccggaaagcttgtagccatagtcgccgcaagtgaaatgacaagagaatatctagttaagcaaaaaattatacctgaaactataaatatataatgttgcgaatactggaatggttggtctgggttttatatcgacgtaagaaagttgagagtattttacccaaggtggaatacacggAGGTGGAATACACGGAGGTGGATACGGA from Hydractinia symbiolongicarpus strain clone_291-10 chromosome 6, HSymV2.1, whole genome shotgun sequence includes:
- the LOC130647884 gene encoding uncharacterized protein LOC130647884, which encodes MSDTPVQVTTKNPKKVEADKRLAEFNRKNREEYKRLLMAQTELQSAPQTQTQPAPQTHSAPQTQLEDPKDIVIEDSVTDGPKHGGVNYTIMGGGVIVMLLIGALVVYKNKDKNIRVKGTPPSNSGNKKTMRISKLEME